In the genome of Raphanus sativus cultivar WK10039 chromosome 9, ASM80110v3, whole genome shotgun sequence, the window TTGGCCTCATCATCATCTGTGGTAACCGATTGCACTTCCGCCTATAAACGTGTTATTTGATTGCAGTGAACAGAGTCATTGATGCAAACGAACGACGGGTCTCTGATATTCATAACTGCGAAGATAAACTCTCCAAGGTGAAAATTTCTCTAAGTTTCTCTTTCTCCGACTCCAATTTCGAAAGCTTCACTGTTAGGGTTCAAGACCAACGTAACATTCACTCTTTGGTATTTTTCTGGTTTAATGAACTATTTGCACAAAAAAATGAACTATTTTCTCCTTGATTATTCAGAAGAAGGAAATCAAACTGAAACGTTGGAGCTGATGAAGTTGCTTGAGAATGATGATCACATTCGGTTGATTGGagtgaaggaaaaaaaacatctttCTCTCTTCAAATCGAAATTAGGTCAGAGCCAGCCACTGTTGATTCTTTGTGCTACTGTTAAGATCAAATTTCGCTCATCGAACATGTGTTTGCTAATATTCTGTCTCTGTGCAGCAAGTCTTTTCGGCGGCAAAAAGGAAGTGGAAGCATGTGCTGGTGACTGTACTGGATTCATATCTAGATGCGTAAATCAGATCAAAGACTGGTTATTGTCACACTCACAATACTTGAACTTCTTCACTATTCTGATTCCTTCTACGGTACGTTTAGATGCGCGTTTTGAAGAACTCAATTCTTCTTGCAgatatttttcttctcttttttagaaaaaataatgatTCATTTGTTGCAATATGACTTAACAGGTTTCTAACCCATTACTCGACCTTGCTGGAATCATATATGGACAATTCGATAAACCATTTGGGGAGTTTTTCCTTGCAACGTTGATTGGAAAGGCAATCATCAAAACACATATACAGGTTTTGTGATAAGTTCGGTAATGTTTATGTTTTGTAGCACTCTCATTCTCACATTCTTCAGGGTTGAACCCTGACTGTTGcgttttcaatatttttctttcGCAGACAATCTTCATTTTATGTATCTGTACTAATCAGCTTCTGACTGGTTAGAGAAcgagctatatatatatatatatatatatatatatatatatattaagctTTGTGCCGGGTTTTGCTTATGCGTCGTCTGCACTCGTGCTTATGCGTCGTCTGCACTCGCAGCCAAACTCCACTTATTGGGAGAGAAGTACTTGGTTGCTTTTAAAAACGAGTTCATTTTGGTTTAAGTGAAGAGAAAGAGCTTATCtgtctaaaataaataaatctacaTGTGTTGCTTAGAGTTGTTTGCTTTAGAGTCTTGTATAGTGGTGTTATCTCTGTTGACTCTTGCAGCAGCTTCTTTGTAGTTTCATCTATAATTGATGTATTAGTTTCTCGAACGTTATTAGTCTTATAGACTACCAGTGTAACACAATACAACTAACTCTGAATGTGGTGGTTCTAATTTGCAAAGCTACATTCTGCCAGTGCATGATCTCAGATTCGTTATGCAATAGCAGTACTATTATGgtaaatttataatgtttaataGTTGTTAATCTTATTGGTGTGTGCAGGCGGAAGCGAAGAAGACAGCTTCAAGAGAAGATGACTTATCATTGAACAAAAGTAACAGTATCCTACAGGGATCTTCTGGTCTAGCACactctaaaaatatatttatgggAGGGTTGGCATCATCATGACAGAGACTGATTTCAAGAAGTACTTCGCTCAAATTTGGACTATCATTGATCTGGTGGTGATGTATGACCACGAAACTTGATGTCGGAGAGGCTTTGGCTTTGTAGATACGACGAAGAGGCTGTAGACAAAGTGTTGCAGAGGACGTTCCATGGACTCGATGTTAATATAGTTTGAGTTCAAAGTTGCTGTCCCTAAGGAAACGTCTCCCAGCCCAAACCGGAACATTAGCCGCTTAAATAAATTTGGAAGTAGAAGGATGAGTATGTTTGTCAACAATTACACTTAGGTATTTTAGCATGAGTTCAACCTCAGCCTATGGAGCAGAACCTGACGTTAGGTACAGTCCAACAATCAGTTACCGTGGCAGCTTCTCTCCTTATGGCCACGGATTCGAGAGTTGGCTGAACTTTACTGAGGGAACCCATAATCAGAATTATATTAGTAGATCTAATAGAGTGTTTGGGCTGTTTTGCCCCAGATATAGTGCACGTCTTAGCAATTACAATGGCTAAGGAAATGGTCTGTCATCCAAAATCAACTATAGGTGGTAGGAATTACATATCAAATGCTGAATTAAATGGAAGGTTCAAGATCTACAAGAGGAGGAGTTGTTCATTTGAGCAGCTCGGTTTGGGAAAATGTCCAGTGGAGGAGGCATGGCGGTTTTGGATACATGAGCAACACAGAGGTAAAAATTAAGAAAGCCTTTGGTCTTTTGATGATTGAAACAACGTGAAGGATTATAATGTGTTGCTGTGATAATATATCTGCAGAGACAGCTCACTTGGGTTCAGAATCTATATTATTGGAGATGAAATCATAAAGAATGaagacttttttttgtaacatactTTTTTCATTCATAGCTTAAACGATTACACTTGACAATCAACATCAGATATATGGTGTTCAGTCTTTTTGGCTAATTCAAAAACAATGCAATATAAAGATAGAGACACAAACTTAGACAAGTTTGATAAAATGTTGAAATTGATTATATTTATCTTCTACAATATGGTAAAACAAAATACAGAAAAGCTCaaaataaaatgacattttaaaaaattaaaaagattttttcttcaaataaattattattctttgtaccgaaaatcaaaaattaaaacatcatacATTAACTTCACATGTAATTTTAGTATCTATTAAATCACTTTTTTCTCTCCACAACAAAATAGTGACAACAAGTAAAATTACAATCTATATACAAACTTATTTTTCGAAACAAATAGTTCTAGGCAATAAAATATcacaataagaaaataaaattaactgaaaaatacatttaaagcattaataaaACTTAAGAACAATAATTCagtgttttttaaatataaatcaacaacatatatatttgaagtCATATAATAtc includes:
- the LOC108824103 gene encoding vacuole membrane protein KMS2-like, translated to MKLLENDDHIRLIGVKEKKHLSLFKSKLASLFGGKKEVEACAGDCTGFISRCVNQIKDWLLSHSQYLNFFTILIPSTVSNPLLDLAGIIYGQFDKPFGEFFLATLIGKAIIKTHIQAEAKKTASREDDLSLNKSNSILQGSSGLAHSKNIFMGGLASS